GGTGAGGTCTGGTGACAGACACGCTGAAAGAAGCCCGAGTGCAAACCTGTGAGCCGACGGACAGAAACTGCATATAAGGCCGAACCCCAGGGCAAGTCAGCACAACATGACGAAGCCCATCCAGATCCATGGGGGATGGTAAATGTAGCGGTTGTGCAGGGAAAGATCATGTTTTTACCCGGGGAGATCTGCCAGCCTAAGCGTCCTAACAGACGTGGTGGAACAGAGCCTGCGAAGGTGCGCGTTAACATGGCAGAAGTCAGCCGAGGACGAGAACCCGGGGATTGCTCCCGGGGAAAGGTCCGAGGGCAGTGTGAAATGAGGTGCCCATGAGCTCAAGTAATTCGTTGACCCCGACCGGGGATTTGGATGCTTGGCGCGTCACAGAATCATCTCCTTTCGATTTTGCATCGGTGGAATACATCGTATCCAATGCGAGTATAACCGAAGCATGGAAAAAGGTCAGATCCAATAAAGGAGCGCCCGGTGCCGATGGTATCTGCATCGAGAAATTCCAAAAATGGGTTCGACCCCAGTGGCATGACATCAAGAAGCAACTGCTGGACGGGACCTATGTGCCTTCGCCAGCGCTTCGGGTTGAAATTCCAAAGGAGTCTGGGGGAGTGCGCCGTTTAGGTATTCCCCGTGTGTTAGACCGAGTGCTGATGCAAGCCATTGCAATGGTGCTCGGAGAAATGTTCAACCCCACCTTCTCAGATAACAGCTTTGGCTACATGCCCCATCGATCCGTGCAGCAAGCTGTAAGACAGGCTCAGTCGTTCTATCGGCAAGGCTATACCATTCAGATCGATATTGATCTGGAGAAGTTCTTCGACACTGTGAATCACGATGTTCTTATGGAACGCGTGGCGCGCAAAGTGAAGAATAAAGGCCTGCTCAGACTACTGGGCCGTTTCCTGCGAGCAGGCGTCATGGTGGATGGCCGTCTGCGGCCAACCCGACTCGGGGTCCCGCAAGGGAGTCCGGTCTCGCCTATATTGAGCAACATCCTGCTGGATGATCTCGATAAGGAGCTGGAGAAGAGAGGACATAAATTCATTCGATATGCTGACGATCTGGCGATCTTCGTCAAATCAAAGCGGGCGGGTGAACGCGTGATGGCCAGTATTAGCCGCTACCTAGAGTGCAAGCTCAAAGTAAAGGTGAACCAGGCCAAGAGTAAAGTGAGCCCTGTCAAAGAGAGTTCTGTACTCGGATTCGAAATTCACCACAAGAAGCTTCGAACGCTGGACTGTAAGGTCCGGAAGTTCAAGCGCGAGCTAAAACTGATCACACGCCGATGTCCGGGTATATCCATAGGATCCCGCATCATCCGCCTGAAGCACTATGCTCAGGGATGGATGGCGCATTATGGATGCGGGCTGAAGTACAATGATGCGGTTGCTCTTGACGGCTGGATGAGGAGACGTCTTAGAATGTGCTATTGGAAACAATGGCGCAGACCACGGCGCAGAATCCGGGCATTGATTAATCTGGGAGTGAATAAGCGTGAGGCAATCCGTTTGGGGTTATCACGTAAAAGCTACTGGCGACTCTCAAAGACATTGGCCACTAACAGTGGATTGAGCAACGCACACTTCGACGAGATCGGACTCATTTCCTTGCGTACGTTATGGTGCAAGATTCACCATCCGGCTACGGCCCGATAGACACTTGATATGAATTCGATTTGCCCGATGAAGTATCTCTGTTAATAACAGGCCAGGC
The nucleotide sequence above comes from Candidatus Latescibacterota bacterium. Encoded proteins:
- the ltrA gene encoding group II intron reverse transcriptase/maturase, whose product is MSSSNSLTPTGDLDAWRVTESSPFDFASVEYIVSNASITEAWKKVRSNKGAPGADGICIEKFQKWVRPQWHDIKKQLLDGTYVPSPALRVEIPKESGGVRRLGIPRVLDRVLMQAIAMVLGEMFNPTFSDNSFGYMPHRSVQQAVRQAQSFYRQGYTIQIDIDLEKFFDTVNHDVLMERVARKVKNKGLLRLLGRFLRAGVMVDGRLRPTRLGVPQGSPVSPILSNILLDDLDKELEKRGHKFIRYADDLAIFVKSKRAGERVMASISRYLECKLKVKVNQAKSKVSPVKESSVLGFEIHHKKLRTLDCKVRKFKRELKLITRRCPGISIGSRIIRLKHYAQGWMAHYGCGLKYNDAVALDGWMRRRLRMCYWKQWRRPRRRIRALINLGVNKREAIRLGLSRKSYWRLSKTLATNSGLSNAHFDEIGLISLRTLWCKIHHPATAR